One Benincasa hispida cultivar B227 chromosome 5, ASM972705v1, whole genome shotgun sequence genomic window carries:
- the LOC120077387 gene encoding uncharacterized protein LOC120077387 — MDASALNRRNSQHVRSKSEPSNPHPIISQVDEQLRRLMDSEAISSPSSSLCHKLVALQDLHDSVLLILPLSQQALVQVSDKKVLNDLLEGSLRLLDLCDTAKNALLQTRECTHELESVLRRRRSEIGTSSSLKKCLSSRKMIKKAIHEVLKGMESKQFNKDNGSFYFVNQIKEVEAVTYHSIVSLLSFIAGPKLPAKWRCWSSVSKLVQSKKVACVSEETNISVVERLDLTLSSITNHQTDKDFQIQVEDMQKLLRDCGASIKEIEEELEGLYRFIIKTRVSLLNIFNY; from the coding sequence ATGGATGCCTCTGCTTTGAACCGAAGAAACTCTCAACATGTTCGTTCAAAGAGTGAGCCTTCAAATCCACACCCAATCATCAGCCAAGTTGATGAGCAACTGAGAAGATTAATGGATTCTGAAGCCATATCTTCTCCATCATCTTCACTATGCCACAAACTTGTTGCCCTTCAAGATTTGCACGATTCCGTATTGCTTATTTTGCCTCTTTCCCAACAAGCTCTGGTCCAAGTGAGTGACAAGAAAGTGTTGAATGACTTACTAGAAGGATCTCTCAGACTGCTGGATTTGTGTGACACAGCTAAGAATGCCTTGTTGCAAACAAGAGAATGCACACATGAATTAGAGTCGGTTTTGCGTAGAAGGAGAAGTGAAATTGGTACTTCTAGTTcacttaaaaaatgtttaagttCCAGGAAGATGATAAAGAAAGCAATCCACGAAGTCTTGAAGGGAATGGAAAGCAAACAATTCAACAAAGATAATGGAAGTTTCTACTTTGTCAACCAGATAAAAGAGGTTGAAGCAGTCACATACCACAGCATAGTATCCTTATTGTCCTTTATAGCAGGACCAAAGTTGCCAGCGAAATGGAGATGCTGGTCTTCAGTTTCCAAGCTTGTGCAATCCAAAAAAGTAGCCTGTGTAAGCGAAGAAACAAACATAAGTGTTGTAGAAAGATTGGATTTGACATTAAGTTCAATTACCAATCACCAAACTGACAAGGACTTCCAAATTCAAGTTGAGGACATGCAGAAGTTGCTGAGGGATTGTGGAGCAAGCATTAAGGAAATTGAAGAAGAACTTGAGGGTCTTTATAGGTTCATAATCAAAACCAGAGTTTCCCTTCTCAATATCTTCAACTACTAA
- the LOC120078741 gene encoding uncharacterized protein LOC120078741 gives MDASALNPRNSLHIRSNSLPSKPHPLVEQVDEQLCRLKEASEATSSSSFELCHKLNSLQDLHDCVDRLLLLPLTQHVLVDESDKKWFNDLLEGSVRLLDLCDIAKDALLQTKECVHELESVLRRGRGGKMFIESELQKCLNSRKLIKKTIYKALNTVETKNCEKNQATPAIVSLLKQVETVSYNIVESLMSFLAGPKFPSNSSRWSLVAKLVQPKRVACEVEETNRNEVALVDAALHSIASQKTKKSNFLVQDDNLQSSLKMFSSNIQEVEGDLEALYRRLIKSRVSLLNILNY, from the coding sequence ATGGATGCCTCGGCCTTGAACCCAAGAAACTCTCTTCATATCCGCTCAAACAGTTTGCCCTCAAAGCCACACCCGCTCGTCGAACAAGTTGATGAGCAATTGTGTAGATTGAAGGAGGCCTCAGAAGCTACATCATCTTCCTCATTTGAATTATGCCATAAACTAAATAGCCTTCAAGATTTGCATGATTGTGTTGATAGGCTGCTTCTGCTGCCTCTCACCCAACATGTTCTTGTTGACGAGAGTGATAAGAAATGGTTCAATGATTTACTTGAAGGATCTGTAAGACTCTTAGATTTGTGTGACATAGCTAAGGATGCATTGTTGCAGACAAAAGAATGTGTCCATGAACTAGAGTCAGTCTTGCGCAGAGGAAGGGGAGGAAAAATGTTCATAGAAAGTGAGCTTCAGAAATGCTTAAATTCTAGGAAGTTGATAAAGAAAACAATCTATAAAGCCTTGAACACAGTTGAAACCAAAAATTGTGAGAAAAATCAAGCCACTCCAGCTATTGTTAGTTTGTTAAAACAGGTAGAAACCGTCAGTTACAACATTGTCGAATCCTTAATGTCTTTCCTAGCAGGACCCAAGTTTCCATCAAATTCAAGCCGTTGGTCTTTGGTTGCCAAGCTTGTGCAACCCAAAAGGGTTGCCTGTGAAGTTGAAGAAACAAACAGAAATGAAGTGGCACTGGTTGATGCTGCATTACATTCGATTGCCAGtcaaaaaacaaagaaatccaATTTCCTTGTTCAGGATGACAATTTGCAGAGCTCATTGAAGATGTTTAGTTCAAACATTCAAGAAGTTGAAGGTGATCTTGAGGCTCTATACAGGCGCCTTATTAAATCTAGAGTCTCACTTCTTAACATCTTGAACTACTAA
- the LOC120078742 gene encoding uncharacterized protein LOC120078742: protein MDTSTLNPRNSQHVRSKSEPSNPHPIISQVDEQLRRLRDSEATSSSLCHRLGALQDLYDCVDKLLGLPNSQQALAQGTDKEVLDDLLEGSLMLLDLCDTAKNGLLQTRECTHELESILRRKRGEICTSSSLQKSRKMIKKTIHKALKGMEGEHFRKVYGSLTIVNLIKEVEATTYDSMASLLSFIAGPKLPSKWSCWSSVSNFVQPRRVACISEETDVSVVERLDLALRSATNHQTNKEFHTQDEDMQNLLRECGACIKEVEEELEGLYRFIIKTRVSLLNIFNN from the coding sequence ATGGATACCTCAACTTTGAACCCAAGAAACTCTCAGCATGTTCGTTCAAAGAGTGAGCCCTCAAATCCACACCCAATCATCAGCCAAGTTGATGAGCAATTGAGAAGATTAAGGGATTCTGAAGCCACATCTTCTTCTTTATGCCATAGACTTGGTGCCCTTCAAGATTTGTACGATTGTGTTGATAAGTTGCTTGGTTTGCCTAACTCCCAACAAGCTTTGGCCCAAGGGACTGATAAGGAAGTGTTAGATGACTTACTAGAAGGATCTCTTATGCTGCTGGATTTGTGCGATACAGCTAAGAATGGCTTGTTGCAAACCAGAGAATGCACACATGAACTAGAGTCAATCCTGCGTCGAAAGAGAGGTGAAATTTGTACTTCTAGTTCACTTCAGAAATCAAGGAAGATGATAAAGAAAACAATCCACAAAGCCTTGAAAGGAATGGAAGGTGAACATTTCCGCAAAGTTTATGGGAGCTTGACCATTGTCAACTTGATAAAAGAGGTTGAAGCAACCACATACGACAGTATGGCATCCTTATTGTCCTTTATAGCAGGGCCGAAGTTGCCGTCAAAATGGAGCTGCTGGTCTTCGGTTTCCAATTTTGTGCAACCCAGAAGAGTAGCCTGCATAAGTGAAGAAACAGACGTTAGTGTAGTAGAAAGATTGGACTTGGCATTAAGGTCAGCtaccaatcaccaaaccaacaAAGAATTCCACACTCAAGATGAAGACATGCAGAACTTGCTGAGGGAGTGCGGGGCATGCATTAAAGAAGTTGAAGAAGAGCTTGAGGGTCTTTATaggtttataattaaaacaagagTGTCACTTCTCAACATCTTCAACAACTAA